The following coding sequences are from one Rutidosis leptorrhynchoides isolate AG116_Rl617_1_P2 chromosome 11, CSIRO_AGI_Rlap_v1, whole genome shotgun sequence window:
- the LOC139877089 gene encoding nuclear transport factor 2-like, with amino-acid sequence MATPFHLPVTAAQVGTYFVGHYYQVLQTQPDYVHQFYSDRSTLLRVDGHNRETATSMLQIHALVMSLNYTGIEIKTVHALESWDRGVLVLVAGSVHIKDFSSRRNFVQTFFLAPQEKGYFVLNDIFQFIDDQPIHHLPVAYMTQNDLVSTLNTSTGIREQASSYMASGDMQARDFVPTTTLAENGNVNGYSFQEQKLQATEPESIHKDNYATQTNGSVPNSVNALQDHSTPVVEVVGEPPKHTYASILQVAKGHPAPSVPKEQAMSKSTTASDLNHVYDSSAQQSTAPPTVERSGAETIEDDDEGEAMSVYVKNVSSTTTAFEIEEEFKKFGKIKRDGVAIRTRKDLDVCYAFVEFEDISGVHNAIKASTVEIGGQQVFIEGRRANKNNVYRAGRGRGRGSRGGYQTDGRGRFGGRNYNRANGHDGNDHREFNRSRGNGHYRQSSRQDRTYSNSRNGHSASD; translated from the exons ATGGCAACGCCGTTTCACTTGCCAGTTACTGCTGCTCAG GTTGGGACGTATTTCGTAGGGCATTATTATCAGGTGCTGCAAACGCAACCTGATTATGTTCATCAGTTTTATAGTGATAGAAGTACGTTGCTCCGTGTTGATGGCCATAACAGAGAGACTGCTACCTCAATGCTG CAAATTCATGCACTTGTCATGTCTCTCAATTACACGGGGATAGAAATTAAGACGGTGCACGCCCTCGAATCATGGGATCGAGGTGTTCTTGTATTGGTTGCAGGGTCAGTGCATATAAAAGATTTCAGTAGCAGAAGAAATTTTGTGCAAACTTTTTTTCTTGCGCCTCAAGAAAAAGGCTACTTTGTTCTGAATGACATCTTCCAGTTCATTGATGATCAGCCAATTCATCATCTTCCTGTTGCTTATATGACTCAAAACGATCTTGTATCCACTTTGAATACTTCAACTGGTATCCGGGAACAAG CATCAAGCTACATGGCGAGCGGTGATATGCAGGCCAGGGATTTTGTGCCAACTACCACCTTAGCAGAAAATGGTAATGTGAATGGCTACAGTTTCCAAGAGCAAAAGTTGCAAGCAACTGAACCCGAAAGCATTCATAAAGACAACTATGCTACTCAGACAAATGGTTCAGTCCCAAATTCAGTAAATGCACTACAAGACCATTCGACCCCAGTTGTGGAAGTTGTAGGAGAACCCCCAAAGCATACATATGCTTCTATT TTGCAAGTTGCTAAAGGTCATCCTGCACCATCAGTACCTAAAGAGCAGGCCATGTCAAAGAGTACGACTGCTTCAGATTTAAACCACGTGTATGATTCTTCTGCACAGCAGTCTACTGCTCCACCAACTGTTGAAAGATCTGGAGCTGAGACGATtgaggatgatgatgaag GTGAGGCGATGTCTGTTTATGTGAAAAATGTGTCATCCACTACAACTGCTTTTGAAATTGAGGAAGAGTTCAAGAAATTCGGTAAGATCAAGCGAGATGGTGTTGCTATCAGAACCAGAAAG GACCTTGATGTTTGTTATGCATTTGTTGAGTTTGAAGACATCTCCGGTGTTCACAATGCTATCAAG GCGTCTACTGTTGAGATTGGTGGACAGCAGGTATTCATTGAAGGAAGGCGAGCCAATAAAAACAATGTGTATCGAGCTGGAA GGGGAAGAGGAAGAGGTAGTAGGGGTGGGTACCAAACAGATGGACGAGGCCGTTTTGGAGGCCGAAACTATAACCGAGCAAATGGCCATGACGGCAATGATCACCGTGAATTTAACCGATCAAGAGGCAACGGGCACTATCGTCAATCATCACGTCAAGACCGAACTTATTCCAACTCTCGAAATGGTCACAGTGCATCTGATTGA